The Vulpes vulpes isolate BD-2025 chromosome 10, VulVul3, whole genome shotgun sequence genome has a window encoding:
- the FAM217A gene encoding LOW QUALITY PROTEIN: protein FAM217A (The sequence of the model RefSeq protein was modified relative to this genomic sequence to represent the inferred CDS: inserted 5 bases in 5 codons; substituted 18 bases at 18 genomic stop codons): MGKKTRRRNSEKYGTNLPVSNISHENLSHXNLDSEVDVPENKNLLPRRDSAESVENSSXQLILELNLSEHAYKGTQNGKQWVFHLWGYPXNEGTIMENRDFKKPSMETGNQXSHXVFTLSHSLTNPXVDKHTGSYFGLQMXLGLHWPYAGGYFLKNRSETHINSCSTIENNYSAETLNAPNXNFTYGYNSVEENLRDQSDSSENKKANDTLFRXFXDTDLNLKPKAIENVEEXFPYPDFPSSSFXYSLDLHKLALSVSENWEVRVEHPESSTEHSIIHLLEMERIQHITIQKERPRLQTTFCTSVVTQQPSPFKAIPKIRQPKPSDFLSLXTMCVGKGLEXKKNIVSCKLEQNASKWNWSKFGKYNXNSRSSSLKISSTTKQLILTXDDHENTKSSIXNLXXELLTKRITVXPIGXSGLSKISATRSPISVCPSSLSLPDKHREEIKSPRTKTNTKTKLYQKGIVLNRLFXIXKLNYHLAKEKCTSTGQK, translated from the exons atggggaaaaaaacaaggagaagAAATAGTGAGAAATATGGTACCAACCTTCCTGTGTCAAACATCTCTCATGAGAATTTATCTCACTAGAATTTGGATTCAGAAGTAGATGttcctgaaaataaaaacctCCTACCAAGAAGAGATAGTGCAGAATCAGTTGAGAATTCAT AGCAACTGATATTAGAACTTAATTTGTCAGAACATGCTTACAAAGGAACACAGAATGGTAAACAATGGGTATTTCATTTATGGGGTTATC TCAATGAAGGAACTATCATGGAGAACAGAGACTTCAAAAAACCATCAATGGAAACTGGAAACCAATAATCCC AAGTCTTCACTCTGAGCCACTCACTAACAAATCCTTAAGTTGATAAGCATACGGGTTCTTACTTTGGACTGCAGA CGTTAGGTCTCCACTGGCCCTATGCTGGTGgatactttttaaagaacagaagtGAGACTCATATTAATTCGTGTTCAACTATAGAAAACAACTACAGTGCTGAAACTTTAAATGCTCCAAATTAGAATTTTACATATGGATACAACAGTGTGGAGGAAAATTTAAGAGATCAAAGTGattcatctgaaaataaaaaagcaaatgatacTTTATTCAGATAGTTTTAAGATACAGACCTGAACTTAAAGCCAAAAGCCATAGAAAATGTTGAGG TCTTCCCATATCctgattttccttcttcctcattttgATACTCTCTGGATTTGCACAAATTAGCCCTCTCAGTGTCTGAAAATTGGGAAGTAAGAGTGGAACATCCAGAAAGCTCTACTGAACATTCGATTATTCATTTattggaaatggaaagaatacagcatataacTATACAAAAAGAGAGGCCAAGACTGCAAACTACCTTTTGTACTTCAGTTGTTACTCAACAACCTTCTCCCTTCAAAGCGATACCCAAAATAAGACAGCCCAAACCTTCTGACTTTCTGAGTCTTTAGACAATGTGTGTAGGTAAAGgtctagaataaaaaaaaaatattgtttcctgCAAGCTTGAACAAAATGCTTCCAAATGGAACTGGAGCAAATTTGGCAAATATAATTGAAATTCTAGATCATCATCTCTAAAAATTTCATCCACCACAAAACAATTGATTCTAACTTAAGATGACCATGAGAATACCAAAAGCTCCATTTGAAATTTATGATAAGAACTCTTAACTAAGCGAATTACTGTCTAACCAATTGGTTAAAGTGGTCTTAGCAAGATATCTGCCACCAGGTCTCCAATATCAGTTTGTCCTTCATCTCTATCTCTTCCTGATAAGCACAGGGAAGAAATTAAGTCACCAaggaccaaaacaa acacaaaaacaaaactttaccaAAAGGGTATAGTGTTGAACAGATTAttctaaatttagaaattaaactatCACCTAGCTAAAGAGAAGTGCACATCCACTGGccaaaaataa